The proteins below come from a single Paramormyrops kingsleyae isolate MSU_618 chromosome 25, PKINGS_0.4, whole genome shotgun sequence genomic window:
- the LOC111836790 gene encoding G-protein coupled receptor 15-like isoform X1, with the protein MCSLGNWRDTRQLAQAQPSMDQNESYDYYSYYNETDDCQVELGAVLPLLRSAFYCLVTVVGVPANMALLLALWARHRGAGKLGSSLQRHSWTNSEILAANLAVSDLLFLGSLPVWIYTDLSGEWRGGVAGCKAVPYITALNMYVVVWLVTFMSIDRYLAIVCQSLYRRVKQRPLVVWGCALTWLASALLALPVLRSRMLEHDEQHDISYCREKEISPEIRLCLILLTFFLPLSVTVFCYGSLVRVLSQHSQGLTHDPAPGPGPAPPGRSVRRSMRVVLWVVTAFILSWVPFNSFRLLMVVGRSLTPGSDASCWLQWVAAQGIEWTAPLAFANSCVNPLVFGGVSHTLLCWGPAARLLGLRSRVGGQSGASSHTSPSSWGRAE; encoded by the exons AT GTGCTCCCTCGGAAACTGGAGAGACACACGGCAGCTCGCTCAGGCCCAGCCAAGCATGGATCAGAACGAGAGCTACGATTACTACTCATACTATAACGAGACAGACGACTGCCAGGTGGAGCTAGGGGCGGTGCTGCCGCTCCTGCGCTCGGCCTTCTACTGCCTGGTCACGGTGGTGGGAGTGCCGGCGAACATGGCCTTGCTGCTGGCACTGTGGGCCAGGCACCGGGGAGCTGGCAAGCTGGGCTCCTCGCTGCAGCGCCACTCCTGGACAAACAGCGAGATTCTGGCTGCAAACCTGGCTGTTTCTGACCTGCTGTTCCTGGGTTCACTGCCGGTCTGGATCTACACCGATCTGAGCGGGGAGTGGAGGGGAGGGGTAGCTGGCTGTAAG GCAGTTCCCTACATCACCGCCCTGAACATGTACGTGGTTGTTTGGCTCGTGACCTTCATGAGCATCGACAG ATACCTGGCCATAGTGTGCCAAAGCCTCTACCGCAGAGTGaagcagcgccccctggtggtgtgGGGTTGTGCGCTGACCTGGCTGGCATCTGCCCTGCTAGCACTGCCCGTCTTGCGCTCACGGATGCTGGAGCATGACGAGCAACATGACATCTCCTACTGCCGAGAAAAGGAGATTTCGCCGGAGATTCGCCTCTGCCTGATTCTGCTCACCTTCTTCCTCCCACTGTCTGTCACCGTTTTTTGCTACGGCTCCCTGGTCCGCGTGCTGTCCCAGCACTCTCAAGGCCTCACCCATGATCCCGCCCCTGGTCCTGGGCCCGCCCCACCGGGCCGCTCTGTACGGCGCTCCATGCGGGTCGTGCTTTGGGTGGTCACGGCCTTCATTCTCTCCTGGGTCCCTTTCAACAGCTTCCGCTTGCTGATGGTTGTGGGTCGCAGTCTGACCCCTGGGAGTGATGCTTCATGCTGGCTGCAATGGGTGGCGGCGCAGGGTATAGAGTGGACAGCCCCCCTGGCCTTCGCGAATAGCTGTGTAAACCCCCTGGTTTTTGGGGGTGTGAGCCATACGCTACTGTGCTGGGGCCCGGCTGCCCGCCTTCTTGGCCTCAGGAGCCGAGTGGGGGGGCAGTCAGGGGCTAGCTCCCATACCAGCCCCAGCTCCTGGGGAAGGGCGGAGTGA
- the LOC111836790 gene encoding G-protein coupled receptor 15-like isoform X2, whose amino-acid sequence MDQNESYDYYSYYNETDDCQVELGAVLPLLRSAFYCLVTVVGVPANMALLLALWARHRGAGKLGSSLQRHSWTNSEILAANLAVSDLLFLGSLPVWIYTDLSGEWRGGVAGCKAVPYITALNMYVVVWLVTFMSIDRYLAIVCQSLYRRVKQRPLVVWGCALTWLASALLALPVLRSRMLEHDEQHDISYCREKEISPEIRLCLILLTFFLPLSVTVFCYGSLVRVLSQHSQGLTHDPAPGPGPAPPGRSVRRSMRVVLWVVTAFILSWVPFNSFRLLMVVGRSLTPGSDASCWLQWVAAQGIEWTAPLAFANSCVNPLVFGGVSHTLLCWGPAARLLGLRSRVGGQSGASSHTSPSSWGRAE is encoded by the exons ATGGATCAGAACGAGAGCTACGATTACTACTCATACTATAACGAGACAGACGACTGCCAGGTGGAGCTAGGGGCGGTGCTGCCGCTCCTGCGCTCGGCCTTCTACTGCCTGGTCACGGTGGTGGGAGTGCCGGCGAACATGGCCTTGCTGCTGGCACTGTGGGCCAGGCACCGGGGAGCTGGCAAGCTGGGCTCCTCGCTGCAGCGCCACTCCTGGACAAACAGCGAGATTCTGGCTGCAAACCTGGCTGTTTCTGACCTGCTGTTCCTGGGTTCACTGCCGGTCTGGATCTACACCGATCTGAGCGGGGAGTGGAGGGGAGGGGTAGCTGGCTGTAAG GCAGTTCCCTACATCACCGCCCTGAACATGTACGTGGTTGTTTGGCTCGTGACCTTCATGAGCATCGACAG ATACCTGGCCATAGTGTGCCAAAGCCTCTACCGCAGAGTGaagcagcgccccctggtggtgtgGGGTTGTGCGCTGACCTGGCTGGCATCTGCCCTGCTAGCACTGCCCGTCTTGCGCTCACGGATGCTGGAGCATGACGAGCAACATGACATCTCCTACTGCCGAGAAAAGGAGATTTCGCCGGAGATTCGCCTCTGCCTGATTCTGCTCACCTTCTTCCTCCCACTGTCTGTCACCGTTTTTTGCTACGGCTCCCTGGTCCGCGTGCTGTCCCAGCACTCTCAAGGCCTCACCCATGATCCCGCCCCTGGTCCTGGGCCCGCCCCACCGGGCCGCTCTGTACGGCGCTCCATGCGGGTCGTGCTTTGGGTGGTCACGGCCTTCATTCTCTCCTGGGTCCCTTTCAACAGCTTCCGCTTGCTGATGGTTGTGGGTCGCAGTCTGACCCCTGGGAGTGATGCTTCATGCTGGCTGCAATGGGTGGCGGCGCAGGGTATAGAGTGGACAGCCCCCCTGGCCTTCGCGAATAGCTGTGTAAACCCCCTGGTTTTTGGGGGTGTGAGCCATACGCTACTGTGCTGGGGCCCGGCTGCCCGCCTTCTTGGCCTCAGGAGCCGAGTGGGGGGGCAGTCAGGGGCTAGCTCCCATACCAGCCCCAGCTCCTGGGGAAGGGCGGAGTGA
- the LOC111836788 gene encoding docking protein 1-like isoform X2 produces the protein MDLNVKEGKLFIQHHKFGKKLKWRKVWLVLYGASQHGVARLELLRCAGTEDGPVSRRPGKKVLRLSDCVSVREAPGEPCPGDGMAAFVVETTEKSYIFASEQQTTTDWVEKLRLIAFQADSRRDFSIQQSIQMAENTIYDSLEEVHEFCVSVRASEAADRCGLRGAYWLRVTRDGLVLLEPETKEMLLCWPYRLLRRYGNDKETFTIEAGRRCASGPGGFSFETRQSLAIFALMEERIRQEVRSSGCHGDELLEGQCEGEGGVPRHPRAHSPLPPTPRSSALMELTSPYANPADLLRPTAVSCCHSNQPEPVYSDVDRDLAQQTGALVLEGCAVARECRGAEEDSPTHLYSHVMKRAAPSSLALVAPDVIYDSLGQI, from the exons ATGGACTTGAACGTCaaagagggtaaactcttcaTACAACATCACAAGTTCGGAAAG AAGCTGAAGTGGAGGAAGGTATGGTTAGTGCTGTACGGAGCCAGCCAGCACGGTGTGGCTCGACTCGAGCTCCTGCGCTGCGCCGGGACAGAGGATGGGCCCGTCTCCCGGAGGCCCGGCAAGAAAGTGCTGCGCCTATCCGACTGCGTTAGTGTGCGGGAAGCACCCGGAGAACCTTGTCCAGGGGATGGCATGGCTGCCTTCGTGGTGGAGACCACGGAAAAGAGTTACATCTTTGCCAGCGAGCAGCAGACTACCACAGACTGGGTGGAGAAACTGCGTCTGATTGCCTTTCAG GCTGATAGTAGACGAGACTTCAGCATACAGCAGTCCATCCAAATGGCAGAAAACACGATATATGACTCCCTGGAGGAAG TGCATGAgttctgtgtgagtgtgcgagCCTCCGAGGCAGCTGACCGCTGTGGCCTGCGAGGGGCGTACTGGCTGAGGGTCACCAGGGATGGGCTGGTCTTGCTGGAGCCAGAGACCAAGGAGATGCTGCTATGCTGGCCCTACAGGCTGCTCCGTCGCTACGGCAATGACAAG GAGACCTTTACGATAGAAGCGGGGCGGCGCTGTGCCTCTGGGCCCGGTGGCTTCAGCTTCGAGACGCGACAGAGTCTAGCAATCTTTGCCCTGATGGAGGAGAGGATCCGTCAGGAAGTCCGCAGCTCTGGGTGCCATGGAGACGAGCTTCTGGAAGGGCAATGTGAGGGGGAAGGGGGCGTGCCGAGACACCCTCGAGCCCACTCGCCCCTGCCCCCCACACCCAGGAGCTCGGCCTTGATGGAGCTGACGAGCCCTTATGCTAACCCTGCTGACCTCCTGCGGCCCACTGCAGTGTCCTGTTGCCACAGCAACCAGCCCGAACCTGTGTACTCAGACGTGGATCGGGACTTGGCCCAGCAGACTGGAGCTTTGGTGCTGGAGGGGTGTGCAGTGGCCAGGGAATGCAGGGGCGCTGAGGAGGACAGTCCTACACATCTGTACAGCCATGTGATGAAACGCGCTGCCCCATCAAGCCTCGCCCTGGTGGCTCCTGATGTCATCTATGACAGCTTAGGGCAGATTTGA
- the LOC111836788 gene encoding docking protein 1-like isoform X1 yields the protein MRFVFFDIGEQVPGVPAVRRTLSARRQGFLRLISLGKTKKMDLNVKEGKLFIQHHKFGKKLKWRKVWLVLYGASQHGVARLELLRCAGTEDGPVSRRPGKKVLRLSDCVSVREAPGEPCPGDGMAAFVVETTEKSYIFASEQQTTTDWVEKLRLIAFQADSRRDFSIQQSIQMAENTIYDSLEEVHEFCVSVRASEAADRCGLRGAYWLRVTRDGLVLLEPETKEMLLCWPYRLLRRYGNDKETFTIEAGRRCASGPGGFSFETRQSLAIFALMEERIRQEVRSSGCHGDELLEGQCEGEGGVPRHPRAHSPLPPTPRSSALMELTSPYANPADLLRPTAVSCCHSNQPEPVYSDVDRDLAQQTGALVLEGCAVARECRGAEEDSPTHLYSHVMKRAAPSSLALVAPDVIYDSLGQI from the exons ATGAGGTTTGTGTTTTTTGACATTGGAGAACAGGTTCCAGGTGTTCCTGCAGTGAGGCGCACTTTATCTGCTAGAAGGCAAGGTTTCCTAAGACTGATCTCGTTAGGGAAAACCAAGAAGATGGACTTGAACGTCaaagagggtaaactcttcaTACAACATCACAAGTTCGGAAAG AAGCTGAAGTGGAGGAAGGTATGGTTAGTGCTGTACGGAGCCAGCCAGCACGGTGTGGCTCGACTCGAGCTCCTGCGCTGCGCCGGGACAGAGGATGGGCCCGTCTCCCGGAGGCCCGGCAAGAAAGTGCTGCGCCTATCCGACTGCGTTAGTGTGCGGGAAGCACCCGGAGAACCTTGTCCAGGGGATGGCATGGCTGCCTTCGTGGTGGAGACCACGGAAAAGAGTTACATCTTTGCCAGCGAGCAGCAGACTACCACAGACTGGGTGGAGAAACTGCGTCTGATTGCCTTTCAG GCTGATAGTAGACGAGACTTCAGCATACAGCAGTCCATCCAAATGGCAGAAAACACGATATATGACTCCCTGGAGGAAG TGCATGAgttctgtgtgagtgtgcgagCCTCCGAGGCAGCTGACCGCTGTGGCCTGCGAGGGGCGTACTGGCTGAGGGTCACCAGGGATGGGCTGGTCTTGCTGGAGCCAGAGACCAAGGAGATGCTGCTATGCTGGCCCTACAGGCTGCTCCGTCGCTACGGCAATGACAAG GAGACCTTTACGATAGAAGCGGGGCGGCGCTGTGCCTCTGGGCCCGGTGGCTTCAGCTTCGAGACGCGACAGAGTCTAGCAATCTTTGCCCTGATGGAGGAGAGGATCCGTCAGGAAGTCCGCAGCTCTGGGTGCCATGGAGACGAGCTTCTGGAAGGGCAATGTGAGGGGGAAGGGGGCGTGCCGAGACACCCTCGAGCCCACTCGCCCCTGCCCCCCACACCCAGGAGCTCGGCCTTGATGGAGCTGACGAGCCCTTATGCTAACCCTGCTGACCTCCTGCGGCCCACTGCAGTGTCCTGTTGCCACAGCAACCAGCCCGAACCTGTGTACTCAGACGTGGATCGGGACTTGGCCCAGCAGACTGGAGCTTTGGTGCTGGAGGGGTGTGCAGTGGCCAGGGAATGCAGGGGCGCTGAGGAGGACAGTCCTACACATCTGTACAGCCATGTGATGAAACGCGCTGCCCCATCAAGCCTCGCCCTGGTGGCTCCTGATGTCATCTATGACAGCTTAGGGCAGATTTGA
- the LOC111836786 gene encoding T-complex protein 1 subunit eta-like isoform X1, with protein MLRNQTTAFAAKKINSRPRPYLPCEPIRTGIHSSCWKVPSRSALWEGKPQRFNYDGKATISNDGATILKLLDVVHPAAKTLVDIAKSQDAEVGDGTTSVTLLAAEFLKQVKSYIEEGMHPQIIIRAFRTATHLAVKKIKEISVAVKKDDKQEQMGLLERCAATALNSKLIAGQKEFFSKMVVDAVMMLDELLPLKMIGMKKVHGGALEDSQLVAGVAFKKTFSYAGFEMQPKCYQNPKIALLNVELELKAEKDNAEVRVKSVEDYQAIVDAEWSILYDKLEKIYKSGAKVVLSKLPIGDVATQYFADRDLFCAGRVQEEDLKRTMMACGGSIQTSVGSMTDDVLGECALFEEVQVGGERYNFFKGCPKAKTCTIILRGGAEQFLEETERSLHDAIMIVRRAIKNDSIVAGGGAIEMELSRYLRDYSRSIPGKQQLLIGAYAKALEIIPRQLCDNAGFDATNILNKLRAKHAQGGMWYGVDVNNEDIADNFQACVWEPSVVRINALTAASEAACLILSVDETIKNPRASMDALPAGRGRGRGRPHAH; from the exons ATGCTCCGAAACCAAACCACAGCCTTCGCAGCGAAGAAAATCAACAGCAGACCACGCCCATATTTGCCCTGTGAGCCAATAAGAACGGGTATTCATTCTTCGTGCTGGAAGGTTCCTTCACGGAGTGCATTGTGGGAGGGGAAGCCACAGCGTTTTAACTATGATG GCAAAGCCACCATCTCCAATGATGGGGCCACCATCCTGAAGCTCTTGGATGTGGTTCATCCTGCTGCCAAGACCTTGGTGGACATTGCAAAGTCCCAGGATGCGGAG GTGGGTGACGGAACGACCTCTGTGACTCTGCTGGCTGCCGAGTTTCTAAAGCAGGTCAAATCGTACATCGAGGAGGGCATGCACCCGCAGATCATCATCCGTGCCTTCCGCACAGCGACACACCTG GCTGTGAAGAAGATCAAGGAAATATCTGTAGCAGTAAAGAAGGATGACAAGCA GGAGCAGATGGGGCTGTTGGAGAGATGTGCTGCCACAGCCCTCAACTCTAAACTCATTGCTGGGCAGAAAGAGTTTTTCTCCAAGATGGTGGTGGATGCTGTCATGATGTTGGATGAGCTGCTGCCACTCAAAATGATTGGGATGAAAAAGGTCCATGGAGGTGCCTTGGAA GACTCTCAGTTGGTGGCAGGCGTGGCCTTCAAAAAGACCTTCTCCTATGCAGGCTTTGAGATGCAGCCAAAATGCTATCAGAACCCCAAAATCGCTCTGCTCAATGTGGAGCTGGAGCTGAAAGCTGAGAAGGACAATGCTGAAGTCCGTGTAAAGTCTGTGGAG GACTACCAAGCCATTGTGGATGCTGAGTGGAGCATCTTGTATGACAAGTTGGAGAAGATCTATAAGTCTGGGGCCAAGGTGGTACTGTCCAAACTCCCCATCGGGGATGTAGCCACACAATATTTCGCTGATCGCGACCTCTTCTGTGCTGGCCGAGTGCAGGAAGAAGACCTCAAGAGGACTATGATG GCCTGTGGGGGCTCCATCCAGACCAGTGTAGGCTCCATGACCGATGATGTGCTGGGGGAATGTGCCCTCTTTGAGGAGGTCCAGGTTGGAGGTGAGAG GTACAACTTCTTCAAGGGCTGCCCAAAAGCAAAGACGTGCACCATCATCCTGCGGGGCGGCGCCGAGCAGTTCTTGGAGGAGACGGAGCGGTCTCTGCACGACGCCATCATGATTGTGCGACGTGCCATAAAG aatgacTCGATTGTGGCGGGAGGCGGGGCCATAGAGATGGAGCTGTCTCGCTACTTGAGAGACTACTCCCGCAGCATCCCGGGCAAGcagcagctgctgattggcGCCTACGCCAAGGCCCTGGAGATCATCCCCCGCCAGCTGTGCGACAACGCTGGCTTTGATGCCACCAACATCCTCAACAAGCTGAGGGCCAAGCATGCCCAG GGTGGCATGTGGTATGGCGTGGACGTCAACAATGAGGACATTGCTGACAACTTCCAGGCTTGTGTGTGGGAGCCGTCAGTGGTGCGCATTAACGCCCTTACTGCAGCCTCTGAGGCCGCCTGCCTTATTCTGTCGGTGGATGAGACCATCAAGAATCCCCGAGCCTCTATGGATGCCCTCCCTGCAGGGCGGGGGCGTGGTCGGGGGCGGCCTCATGCCCACTAG
- the LOC111836786 gene encoding T-complex protein 1 subunit eta-like isoform X2, with protein sequence MMSTPVILLKEGTDSSQGVPQLVSNINACQVIAEAVRTTLGPRGMDKLIVDSRGKATISNDGATILKLLDVVHPAAKTLVDIAKSQDAEVGDGTTSVTLLAAEFLKQVKSYIEEGMHPQIIIRAFRTATHLAVKKIKEISVAVKKDDKQEQMGLLERCAATALNSKLIAGQKEFFSKMVVDAVMMLDELLPLKMIGMKKVHGGALEDSQLVAGVAFKKTFSYAGFEMQPKCYQNPKIALLNVELELKAEKDNAEVRVKSVEDYQAIVDAEWSILYDKLEKIYKSGAKVVLSKLPIGDVATQYFADRDLFCAGRVQEEDLKRTMMACGGSIQTSVGSMTDDVLGECALFEEVQVGGERYNFFKGCPKAKTCTIILRGGAEQFLEETERSLHDAIMIVRRAIKNDSIVAGGGAIEMELSRYLRDYSRSIPGKQQLLIGAYAKALEIIPRQLCDNAGFDATNILNKLRAKHAQGGMWYGVDVNNEDIADNFQACVWEPSVVRINALTAASEAACLILSVDETIKNPRASMDALPAGRGRGRGRPHAH encoded by the exons ATGATG TCCACACCTGTCATCCTGTTGAAGGAGGGGACTGACTCCtctcagggtgtaccccagctgGTCAGCAACATTAATGCCTGCCAGGTGATTGCTGAGGCAGTTCGTACCACCCTGGGCCCCCGTGGCATGGACAAACTCATAGTGGACAGCAGAG GCAAAGCCACCATCTCCAATGATGGGGCCACCATCCTGAAGCTCTTGGATGTGGTTCATCCTGCTGCCAAGACCTTGGTGGACATTGCAAAGTCCCAGGATGCGGAG GTGGGTGACGGAACGACCTCTGTGACTCTGCTGGCTGCCGAGTTTCTAAAGCAGGTCAAATCGTACATCGAGGAGGGCATGCACCCGCAGATCATCATCCGTGCCTTCCGCACAGCGACACACCTG GCTGTGAAGAAGATCAAGGAAATATCTGTAGCAGTAAAGAAGGATGACAAGCA GGAGCAGATGGGGCTGTTGGAGAGATGTGCTGCCACAGCCCTCAACTCTAAACTCATTGCTGGGCAGAAAGAGTTTTTCTCCAAGATGGTGGTGGATGCTGTCATGATGTTGGATGAGCTGCTGCCACTCAAAATGATTGGGATGAAAAAGGTCCATGGAGGTGCCTTGGAA GACTCTCAGTTGGTGGCAGGCGTGGCCTTCAAAAAGACCTTCTCCTATGCAGGCTTTGAGATGCAGCCAAAATGCTATCAGAACCCCAAAATCGCTCTGCTCAATGTGGAGCTGGAGCTGAAAGCTGAGAAGGACAATGCTGAAGTCCGTGTAAAGTCTGTGGAG GACTACCAAGCCATTGTGGATGCTGAGTGGAGCATCTTGTATGACAAGTTGGAGAAGATCTATAAGTCTGGGGCCAAGGTGGTACTGTCCAAACTCCCCATCGGGGATGTAGCCACACAATATTTCGCTGATCGCGACCTCTTCTGTGCTGGCCGAGTGCAGGAAGAAGACCTCAAGAGGACTATGATG GCCTGTGGGGGCTCCATCCAGACCAGTGTAGGCTCCATGACCGATGATGTGCTGGGGGAATGTGCCCTCTTTGAGGAGGTCCAGGTTGGAGGTGAGAG GTACAACTTCTTCAAGGGCTGCCCAAAAGCAAAGACGTGCACCATCATCCTGCGGGGCGGCGCCGAGCAGTTCTTGGAGGAGACGGAGCGGTCTCTGCACGACGCCATCATGATTGTGCGACGTGCCATAAAG aatgacTCGATTGTGGCGGGAGGCGGGGCCATAGAGATGGAGCTGTCTCGCTACTTGAGAGACTACTCCCGCAGCATCCCGGGCAAGcagcagctgctgattggcGCCTACGCCAAGGCCCTGGAGATCATCCCCCGCCAGCTGTGCGACAACGCTGGCTTTGATGCCACCAACATCCTCAACAAGCTGAGGGCCAAGCATGCCCAG GGTGGCATGTGGTATGGCGTGGACGTCAACAATGAGGACATTGCTGACAACTTCCAGGCTTGTGTGTGGGAGCCGTCAGTGGTGCGCATTAACGCCCTTACTGCAGCCTCTGAGGCCGCCTGCCTTATTCTGTCGGTGGATGAGACCATCAAGAATCCCCGAGCCTCTATGGATGCCCTCCCTGCAGGGCGGGGGCGTGGTCGGGGGCGGCCTCATGCCCACTAG